In one Neobacillus sp. CF12 genomic region, the following are encoded:
- the xerS gene encoding tyrosine recombinase XerS, whose amino-acid sequence MVNQSNQENFKKLQSLLSELPWYVDEYINHKLRKLSTASLFNYCHDYKIFFNWMVSEQLFIGSAKDIPLDRLEQMTVLEIESFLNFLHYELNNKELTVNRKLSALKSLFNYLQNIAETPDLKPYINRNVMAKIEFNEVKDNMETKAAKMEGKILLGDEYEKFRLFVAHDYGDLIKDNKKLFNFHQLNKERDTAIVSLILGSGLRLSELVGIELDDIDYKKYCVRVIRKGNKEQFVFFSQVAMADLQEYLSVRTAKYQVDKNNKALFIAASIGPKGKTRKLTARAVEKLIEKYATAFGKPSLSVHKLRHSFATRYHAEINDVPKLRRQLGHSSIQTTMIYTHIKNDDLKIAVDKMDMPKEQ is encoded by the coding sequence ATGGTAAATCAGTCTAATCAAGAAAATTTCAAAAAGCTTCAGTCTCTCTTATCTGAACTTCCCTGGTATGTTGATGAGTACATCAATCATAAATTAAGAAAGCTTTCGACTGCTTCTTTGTTTAATTACTGCCATGATTACAAAATCTTTTTTAATTGGATGGTCAGTGAGCAATTATTTATCGGATCTGCTAAAGATATTCCTTTAGATCGATTAGAGCAAATGACGGTTCTTGAGATTGAAAGTTTTTTAAATTTCCTGCATTACGAATTAAATAATAAGGAATTAACGGTTAATCGGAAATTATCAGCATTAAAGTCCCTATTTAATTATTTGCAGAACATCGCAGAAACCCCTGATTTAAAGCCTTATATTAATCGAAATGTCATGGCGAAAATTGAATTTAATGAAGTTAAAGATAACATGGAAACAAAAGCTGCTAAAATGGAAGGCAAAATTCTTCTTGGTGATGAGTACGAAAAGTTTCGGTTATTTGTTGCACATGATTACGGTGATTTAATCAAAGATAACAAAAAACTCTTTAACTTTCATCAATTAAATAAAGAGCGTGATACCGCGATCGTATCTTTAATATTAGGTTCTGGACTTCGGCTTTCGGAGTTAGTTGGGATTGAATTAGATGATATTGATTATAAAAAGTACTGTGTTAGGGTTATCCGCAAAGGAAATAAAGAGCAATTTGTGTTCTTTAGTCAGGTTGCGATGGCAGATTTACAAGAATATCTATCCGTTCGAACGGCTAAATACCAGGTTGATAAAAATAATAAAGCATTATTTATAGCAGCATCGATTGGACCTAAAGGTAAAACGCGTAAACTCACCGCCAGAGCTGTAGAAAAACTAATTGAAAAATATGCAACAGCCTTTGGTAAACCATCGTTATCTGTACATAAACTGCGACATTCGTTTGCTACAAGATATCATGCTGAAATTAACGATGTACCAAAATTACGCAGGCAATTAGGCCATTCATCCATCCAAACTACGATGATCTACACACATATAAAGAATGATGATCTAAAAATTGCTGTTGATAAGATGGATATGCCGAAAGAACAATGA
- a CDS encoding Ger(x)C family spore germination protein produces MNKLFGILIIILLTGCAEQRIIDDLALMNAVGFDLTENESNPLKYTATFPIITKDGNYDRKTIIVDGKSSKDAREKVRFKTNFKLESGQLRVSLFGQKLAKQGMLPYLNSLVRDSSIGTRLKLALAEDEASEVLLLQIKNEGQNATYLEQFLTKLNRENFRVNYNIYQFLRDYYDDGIDPILPVFKVEKNNIAFNGIGLFHEDKLVEILKPSEARYLYLFREEMQKGVFVEQIDVGEEGMASIMLNYELNNHRIEVHTTRKKASIYIELIGDVVEYTGKEDVSDPKIQKKIEKIITKKINQEGKELILKLQKLQVDPLGINRYVRNKMTYKEWKALNQYQAYQDMNINVEANVILNSSGKWK; encoded by the coding sequence ATGAATAAGCTTTTTGGAATTTTAATAATCATTTTACTGACTGGATGTGCCGAGCAACGGATAATAGATGATTTAGCACTAATGAATGCGGTAGGCTTTGATCTCACGGAGAACGAAAGTAATCCCTTAAAATATACGGCTACTTTCCCAATCATAACAAAAGATGGAAACTATGATCGAAAAACAATCATTGTGGATGGAAAATCAAGTAAAGATGCCAGAGAAAAAGTAAGATTTAAGACAAATTTTAAACTAGAAAGCGGGCAGCTTCGTGTTTCTTTGTTTGGCCAGAAATTAGCGAAACAGGGGATGCTACCTTATTTAAATTCCTTAGTTCGTGATTCAAGTATCGGTACGCGATTAAAGTTGGCTTTAGCTGAAGATGAAGCCAGTGAAGTTCTATTGCTGCAGATAAAAAACGAAGGCCAAAATGCAACATATCTAGAACAGTTCTTAACAAAGTTGAATAGAGAAAATTTTAGAGTGAATTATAATATTTATCAATTTCTTAGAGATTATTATGACGACGGAATAGATCCAATTCTGCCCGTCTTTAAAGTTGAGAAAAACAACATAGCATTTAATGGTATTGGTTTATTTCATGAGGATAAACTTGTTGAAATACTTAAGCCATCTGAAGCCCGATATCTTTACCTATTTCGAGAAGAAATGCAAAAAGGTGTTTTTGTCGAACAGATCGATGTAGGGGAGGAAGGTATGGCCTCAATCATGCTTAATTACGAACTAAATAATCACCGAATTGAGGTTCACACAACACGAAAGAAGGCATCTATTTATATAGAATTAATCGGGGATGTTGTAGAATATACAGGAAAAGAGGACGTTTCCGATCCCAAAATACAAAAAAAAATTGAGAAGATTATTACAAAGAAAATTAATCAGGAAGGAAAGGAACTCATATTAAAATTGCAGAAACTCCAGGTTGATCCACTTGGAATTAATCGATATGTACGAAATAAAATGACCTACAAGGAATGGAAAGCTTTAAATCAATATCAAGCCTACCAGGATATGAATATAAATGTCGAGGCTAATGTTATTTTAAACAGTTCAGGAAAGTGGAAGTAG
- the parC gene encoding DNA topoisomerase IV subunit A gives MSTNEKFRDLPLEDVIGDRFGRYSKYIIQERALPDARDGLKPVQRRILYAMHVEGNTHEKGFRKSAKTVGNVIGNYHPHGDSSVYEAMVRMSQDWKVRNVLVQMHGNNGSMDGDPPAAMRYTEARLSAIAAELLRDIEKQTVDFIPNFDDTSKEPTVLPAMFPNLLVNGSTGISAGYATDIPPHNLAEVIDGVILRMDHPDSTVDEIMTVIKGPDFPTGGIIQGIDGIKKAYETGKGKIIVRSKAEIEDVRGGKQQIVVTETPYEVNKANLVKRIDEFRLDRKVEGISEVRDETDRTGLRIVIELKKDADANGVLNYLYKNSDLQVTYNFNMVAIAKKRPKLLGIREMLDAYIEHQKEVVLRRTKFELDKAKERQHIVEGLMKALSILDEVIATIRASKDKRDAKDNLISKFAFTEAQAEAIVSLQLYRLTNTDITALQNEAEELANKIEEWTAILLSEKKLLSVIKKELKDVKKRFADNRRSKIEAEIEELKINLEVTVPSEDVIVTVTKEGYVKRTSQRSYAASNGQDLAMKDSDRLIAKLDVNTKDVVLLFTNKGNYLYCPVHELPDIRWKDIGQHVANIIPIERDEDIIQVLPVKDFEIDDYLVFVTKNGMVKKTELKQYKAQRYSKPLVGVNLKDDDQVIDVHLTDGTKELFLISHFGYALWFHEEEISIVGVRAAGVKGINLKDGDFVVGGKVLTPENKESIVIITQRGSVKRMKIKEFEKATRAKRGVVILRELKANPHRIVGFVVANEEDTVFIQTEKGKTETVLTADIRFNDRYSNGSFILDENDNGKVTAIWKVEGPAKTEE, from the coding sequence ATGAGCACAAATGAGAAATTCCGTGACTTACCTCTAGAGGATGTAATCGGTGATCGATTTGGCAGATATAGTAAATATATTATTCAAGAACGGGCCTTACCAGATGCAAGGGATGGCTTAAAACCTGTACAGCGGAGAATACTGTATGCGATGCATGTAGAGGGAAATACCCATGAAAAAGGCTTCCGTAAATCCGCAAAAACAGTTGGTAATGTAATTGGTAACTATCACCCACATGGTGATTCATCGGTATATGAAGCAATGGTGCGGATGAGTCAGGACTGGAAGGTTAGAAATGTCCTCGTCCAAATGCATGGAAACAACGGAAGTATGGATGGAGATCCTCCTGCTGCGATGCGTTATACGGAGGCGCGTTTATCAGCGATTGCTGCAGAACTGCTTCGGGATATTGAAAAACAAACTGTCGATTTTATTCCTAACTTCGATGATACTTCAAAGGAACCAACTGTATTACCAGCGATGTTTCCAAATTTGCTGGTAAACGGTTCAACGGGTATATCGGCAGGGTATGCAACCGATATTCCGCCTCACAATCTCGCTGAAGTCATTGACGGTGTCATCCTGCGTATGGATCATCCAGATTCAACCGTTGACGAAATAATGACCGTCATTAAGGGTCCAGATTTTCCCACCGGAGGTATCATTCAGGGTATAGATGGTATTAAAAAGGCTTATGAAACCGGAAAAGGAAAAATCATTGTTCGTAGCAAAGCTGAGATTGAAGATGTACGTGGCGGCAAGCAGCAGATTGTTGTAACGGAGACCCCTTATGAAGTCAATAAAGCAAATCTAGTTAAGAGAATCGATGAATTCCGTCTTGACCGAAAAGTCGAAGGCATATCAGAGGTTCGTGATGAAACAGATAGAACTGGTCTTCGAATTGTTATTGAATTGAAGAAAGATGCAGATGCAAATGGTGTCCTGAACTATTTATATAAAAATAGTGATTTGCAAGTCACGTACAATTTTAATATGGTCGCAATTGCAAAAAAGCGTCCAAAGTTATTAGGAATACGTGAAATGCTGGACGCTTATATTGAACACCAAAAAGAAGTTGTTCTGAGAAGAACAAAGTTTGAGCTAGACAAAGCAAAGGAACGTCAACATATCGTAGAAGGGTTAATGAAGGCATTATCCATCCTTGACGAAGTGATTGCAACGATCCGTGCTTCAAAGGATAAACGTGATGCGAAGGATAATTTGATTTCAAAATTCGCATTTACGGAAGCACAGGCAGAAGCCATTGTTTCTTTACAGCTTTATCGTTTAACAAATACCGATATTACTGCCCTTCAGAATGAAGCGGAAGAATTAGCTAATAAAATTGAAGAATGGACTGCAATTTTATTAAGTGAAAAAAAACTATTATCGGTAATAAAAAAAGAATTAAAAGACGTGAAAAAGCGTTTTGCTGACAATCGTCGATCTAAAATAGAAGCAGAAATTGAAGAATTGAAAATCAATCTAGAAGTGACAGTACCTAGTGAAGATGTCATCGTCACGGTGACAAAAGAAGGTTATGTGAAACGGACCAGCCAACGTTCTTACGCTGCTTCTAATGGCCAAGACTTGGCAATGAAGGACTCTGATCGTTTAATAGCAAAGCTTGATGTGAACACAAAGGACGTAGTCCTCTTGTTTACGAATAAAGGGAATTATTTATATTGTCCTGTCCATGAACTTCCAGATATTCGTTGGAAGGACATAGGACAGCATGTTGCCAATATCATACCGATTGAACGGGATGAAGATATTATTCAAGTACTTCCGGTGAAAGATTTTGAGATTGATGACTATCTAGTATTTGTTACGAAAAATGGAATGGTTAAGAAAACAGAGCTTAAGCAGTATAAAGCGCAACGTTATTCCAAGCCATTAGTAGGTGTCAATCTTAAAGATGATGATCAGGTTATTGATGTTCATCTAACGGACGGAACGAAAGAATTATTCTTGATTTCCCATTTTGGTTATGCATTATGGTTCCATGAAGAAGAAATTAGCATTGTCGGTGTACGTGCTGCCGGTGTTAAAGGTATTAATTTGAAGGATGGAGATTTTGTTGTTGGCGGTAAAGTCCTTACTCCAGAGAATAAAGAATCCATTGTAATCATTACCCAACGTGGTTCGGTGAAGCGAATGAAGATAAAGGAATTTGAGAAAGCAACAAGGGCTAAGCGGGGGGTTGTTATTTTACGAGAGTTAAAAGCAAATCCACATCGTATAGTAGGCTTTGTCGTTGCGAATGAAGAAGATACGGTCTTCATTCAAACGGAAAAAGGAAAAACGGAAACTGTTTTAACAGCAGACATTCGCTTTAATGACCGTTATTCTAACGGATCCTTTATCCTTGATGAAAACGATAACGGTAAAGTTACAGCCATCTGGAAGGTAGAAGGTCCAGCAAAAACGGAAGAATAA
- the parE gene encoding DNA topoisomerase IV subunit B gives MASNQKAFEYNDDAIQVLEGLEAVRKRPGMYIGSTDTRGLHHLVYEIVDNSVDEALGGFGDQIIVKIHKDNSISVMDKGRGMPTGMHKMGKPTPEVILTVLHAGGKFGQGGYKTSGGLHGVGASVVNALSEWLTVTIKRDGFVYEQRFENGGKPVTTLEKIGKTNQTGTTIHFKPDHTIFSTTTYNFETLCERLRESAFLLKGLKIEILDDRNDFHEVFHYQNGIEAFVSYLNEEKDVLHPVVSFEGSHNGIEVEFAFQFNDGYSENMLSFVNNVRTKDGGTHEVGSRTAMTRIFNDYARKVSLLKEKEKNLEGADIREGLSAIISIRVPEQLLQFEGQTKGKLGTSEARSAVDAVVSEHLTYFLEENPDISSLLIKKSIKAYQAREAARKAREDARSGKKRKRSDALLSGKLTPAQSRNPQRNEIYLVEGDSAGGSAKQGRDRRFQAVLPLRGKVINTEKAKLADIFKNEEINTIIHTVGAGVGSDFNVEDVNYDKVIIMTDADTDGAHIQVLLLTFFYRYMKPLIEAGKVFIALPPLYKVSKGTGKKEIIEYAWNEDELQGAIKKVGRGYIIQRYKGLGEMNADQLWDTTMNPETRTLIRVKIDDAARAERRITTLMGDKVDPRRKWIESNVAFGLEEDDTILENENITVAEEESEE, from the coding sequence GTGGCAAGTAATCAGAAAGCTTTTGAATATAATGATGATGCCATACAGGTACTAGAGGGACTGGAGGCCGTCAGGAAGCGACCAGGAATGTACATCGGGAGCACTGATACACGCGGATTACACCATCTTGTATATGAGATTGTCGACAACTCTGTCGATGAGGCTCTCGGAGGATTCGGGGACCAAATCATTGTAAAAATTCATAAAGATAATTCAATAAGTGTAATGGATAAAGGACGCGGAATGCCTACTGGCATGCATAAAATGGGGAAACCAACTCCTGAAGTCATATTAACAGTCCTCCATGCAGGGGGGAAATTTGGTCAAGGCGGATATAAAACCAGCGGTGGTTTACACGGCGTTGGTGCTTCAGTCGTAAATGCCTTATCTGAATGGTTAACAGTAACAATTAAAAGAGATGGCTTTGTTTATGAACAACGCTTTGAAAACGGGGGAAAACCGGTTACGACATTAGAGAAAATCGGTAAAACCAATCAAACTGGTACAACGATTCACTTTAAACCGGATCACACCATCTTTTCTACAACCACATATAATTTTGAAACATTATGTGAGAGGTTAAGAGAATCTGCCTTCCTTTTAAAAGGGTTAAAGATTGAAATCCTTGATGATCGAAATGACTTCCATGAAGTTTTCCATTATCAAAACGGAATAGAAGCATTTGTTTCGTACTTGAATGAGGAAAAGGATGTCCTTCATCCAGTGGTTAGTTTTGAAGGGTCCCATAATGGAATTGAAGTTGAATTTGCCTTTCAATTTAACGATGGTTATTCAGAGAATATGCTTTCTTTTGTTAACAATGTCCGCACGAAAGATGGCGGAACGCATGAGGTAGGTTCGCGAACAGCGATGACTCGTATATTTAATGACTACGCACGCAAGGTTTCCCTTTTGAAAGAAAAAGAAAAAAATCTTGAGGGTGCAGATATTCGCGAAGGATTATCTGCGATCATTTCAATCCGAGTGCCTGAACAATTATTACAATTTGAGGGTCAAACAAAGGGCAAATTGGGTACAAGTGAAGCAAGATCGGCAGTAGATGCAGTGGTCTCAGAACATTTAACTTACTTTCTTGAAGAAAATCCTGATATTAGCTCGTTGTTGATTAAAAAGTCTATTAAAGCATACCAGGCCCGTGAGGCAGCAAGAAAAGCACGGGAGGATGCAAGAAGCGGTAAAAAACGGAAGCGATCCGACGCTTTGTTATCAGGGAAACTTACACCTGCCCAATCTAGAAATCCGCAAAGAAATGAAATCTATTTGGTTGAGGGTGACTCTGCGGGCGGTTCTGCAAAACAAGGACGTGACCGACGATTCCAAGCTGTGCTTCCCCTTCGTGGTAAGGTCATCAATACGGAAAAAGCGAAGTTGGCTGATATATTTAAAAATGAAGAAATCAATACGATCATCCATACGGTTGGTGCTGGTGTCGGTTCTGATTTTAATGTAGAAGATGTAAACTACGATAAAGTCATTATTATGACGGATGCCGATACTGACGGCGCGCATATTCAAGTGTTACTGTTAACCTTTTTCTATCGTTATATGAAACCGCTGATTGAAGCAGGTAAAGTGTTTATCGCGCTGCCTCCTTTGTATAAAGTGAGTAAAGGAACGGGTAAAAAGGAAATCATTGAATATGCCTGGAACGAGGATGAACTTCAGGGTGCAATTAAGAAAGTTGGCAGAGGCTATATTATCCAGCGCTATAAAGGTCTCGGCGAGATGAATGCAGACCAACTTTGGGATACAACAATGAATCCAGAGACTCGGACATTAATTCGAGTAAAAATAGATGACGCGGCAAGAGCAGAGCGACGTATCACCACGCTAATGGGTGATAAAGTTGACCCTCGCCGTAAATGGATTGAAAGCAATGTGGCGTTTGGTTTAGAGGAAGATGATACGATCCTTGAAAATGAAAATATTACGGTCGCTGAGGAGGAATCTGAAGAATGA
- a CDS encoding GerAB/ArcD/ProY family transporter, whose protein sequence is MSTKEQLSPFQASILIYLIQSGVTLFSLPRLVAEAFGTNGWIGLIIISIIVNLNLVLIWLVFKLSKGKSMFEIIAIFPKWLTLPFCSFIAIIWMLLGVFVMVKFSMILKMLFYQNVSLFYFFSMGYILTYLLVKKDLYQIAKATVVLFYFTVWTVFLLAFHLPEFSFLRLTPFIFKGDTDMLNGGMSIFTALLGYELSILFIHMIERKQLKSLIAGNSITSLIYFGVTFVSFGFFSFEQLLKEMYPVVTLLGYISFPVLERVENFTFSVFGLKVLMTTVMYLWGAKELLQYQFIRVKSNLLVIGIMIVVFMASFIPKVLKDVEEWLTYITYAASAIAFLVPIFLLLTVLLTKIMNRNPANE, encoded by the coding sequence ATGTCAACGAAAGAACAGTTATCACCCTTTCAAGCTTCAATATTGATTTATTTAATCCAGTCTGGTGTTACATTATTTTCTTTACCCAGACTTGTTGCCGAAGCCTTTGGTACCAACGGATGGATTGGGCTTATCATAATTTCTATTATTGTAAATCTCAATCTTGTACTAATTTGGCTCGTTTTTAAATTAAGTAAAGGGAAGTCAATGTTTGAAATTATAGCCATTTTTCCAAAATGGCTAACCCTGCCATTTTGTTCGTTTATTGCTATCATATGGATGCTTTTAGGTGTATTTGTGATGGTGAAGTTTTCAATGATCCTTAAGATGTTGTTTTACCAAAATGTATCCCTTTTTTACTTCTTCTCAATGGGATATATATTAACCTATTTGTTGGTTAAAAAGGATCTCTATCAAATTGCAAAAGCAACGGTTGTTTTATTTTATTTTACCGTTTGGACTGTTTTTTTATTAGCTTTCCACCTGCCAGAATTCAGCTTTTTGCGGCTTACGCCGTTTATATTTAAAGGTGATACGGATATGTTGAATGGGGGGATGTCTATTTTCACAGCCCTTTTAGGCTATGAACTGTCCATCTTATTTATCCATATGATCGAGAGAAAACAATTAAAATCTCTTATAGCAGGAAATTCTATTACATCACTCATATATTTTGGAGTGACTTTCGTCAGTTTTGGCTTTTTTAGTTTCGAGCAGTTGTTAAAGGAAATGTACCCGGTCGTAACTTTGTTGGGGTATATATCTTTTCCTGTCCTTGAAAGGGTAGAGAATTTTACATTTTCTGTTTTTGGTTTAAAGGTACTAATGACGACGGTCATGTATTTATGGGGTGCAAAAGAATTATTACAGTACCAATTTATAAGGGTAAAATCAAACTTACTTGTAATTGGAATAATGATAGTAGTCTTCATGGCGTCTTTTATTCCAAAGGTTCTTAAAGATGTAGAAGAATGGTTAACGTATATTACCTATGCGGCTTCTGCAATTGCATTTTTAGTACCAATATTTTTATTACTAACCGTTCTACTCACAAAAATAATGAACAGGAACCCAGCCAATGAATAA
- a CDS encoding DUF2935 domain-containing protein, whose translation MKNLNPFTPWEEHYFWVNILLDHAIFVRDYLSPVEVLHVKKAVAYIERFTEVRNRLEQIPKTSQVNSQELVEFSKLSAQVSYDYYRFEGRILNLQLNNKILINITPTYFNGTLSENGEYLRILQYYMNGTDYSPLPLVDLLDLWLEDQIGHAALLNRALDGIELILKGKVDTLSKLFSAHMLKNDAIKGYLRFMPPHFPIQIAFAREVSGTVLSFNQLVEHVIKLYKGKEVLNATTLRFLEHHFPESCYFLTKLSAFVPEMERPPCSLTSYFKNYHNDL comes from the coding sequence GTGAAAAACTTAAATCCATTTACTCCTTGGGAAGAGCATTATTTTTGGGTAAATATACTTTTAGATCATGCCATCTTTGTTAGGGATTATTTATCACCAGTAGAAGTACTTCACGTGAAAAAAGCCGTAGCCTATATCGAAAGATTTACAGAGGTAAGAAACCGACTCGAGCAAATTCCAAAAACTAGTCAGGTGAATTCTCAGGAATTAGTTGAGTTTTCCAAACTTTCCGCTCAGGTTTCCTATGATTATTACCGTTTCGAAGGAAGAATCCTAAATTTACAATTAAATAATAAAATACTCATCAACATAACTCCTACTTATTTTAATGGGACATTGAGTGAAAACGGTGAATATTTAAGGATTCTCCAATACTACATGAATGGAACAGATTACTCTCCCCTCCCACTAGTTGATTTATTAGACTTATGGTTAGAAGATCAAATCGGTCATGCTGCATTATTAAACCGGGCACTAGATGGGATTGAGCTAATACTTAAAGGAAAAGTGGATACTTTGAGTAAACTCTTTTCAGCGCATATGTTAAAAAATGATGCAATAAAAGGTTATTTACGATTTATGCCACCTCATTTTCCTATCCAAATCGCCTTTGCACGTGAAGTGAGTGGAACCGTACTTTCATTTAACCAATTGGTGGAACATGTTATTAAGCTTTATAAAGGAAAAGAAGTTTTAAATGCAACAACGCTCCGGTTTTTAGAGCACCATTTTCCTGAGTCCTGTTATTTTTTAACGAAGTTGAGTGCCTTTGTGCCGGAAATGGAAAGACCCCCTTGCTCTTTAACATCCTATTTTAAAAACTACCATAATGACTTGTAA
- a CDS encoding DUF2533 family protein — MSVHKDLINHAKNQNQSYQEFQALDELREKYIEEAVELCKQGKPFTTDKINEVTNKMNRINLRIISLRKNVTNEMVQEYVNSLDKK, encoded by the coding sequence ATGAGTGTACATAAAGACTTAATAAACCATGCGAAAAATCAAAATCAGAGTTATCAAGAGTTTCAAGCTTTGGATGAACTGCGTGAAAAATACATTGAAGAAGCAGTTGAATTATGCAAACAAGGAAAACCTTTCACAACAGATAAAATTAATGAAGTGACAAATAAAATGAACAGAATTAATTTGCGAATCATTTCACTTAGAAAAAATGTTACAAATGAAATGGTTCAAGAATACGTAAACTCTTTAGACAAAAAATAA
- a CDS encoding carboxymuconolactone decarboxylase family protein, whose translation MEFEARNSTEAALHEYKSGLGVFTQKMPEFAKHFNAFTEECFKEGALSQREKQLIALGISLYTQDEYCIIYHTKGCIDQGCSEQEILEAVGVTAAFGGGAAMSQAVTLVQECIEDLNQLKQ comes from the coding sequence ATGGAATTTGAAGCTAGAAATAGTACGGAAGCAGCCCTACATGAGTATAAATCGGGTTTAGGTGTATTTACTCAGAAAATGCCTGAATTTGCTAAGCACTTCAATGCTTTTACAGAGGAATGTTTTAAAGAAGGTGCACTATCGCAGCGCGAAAAGCAGCTCATTGCCTTAGGCATTAGTCTTTATACGCAGGATGAGTATTGTATCATTTACCATACAAAAGGGTGTATTGATCAAGGTTGTTCGGAACAAGAAATTCTAGAGGCAGTAGGGGTAACCGCAGCATTTGGCGGTGGTGCTGCCATGAGCCAGGCAGTTACTTTAGTTCAAGAGTGTATCGAGGATTTAAATCAACTGAAACAATAA
- a CDS encoding spore germination protein, whose amino-acid sequence MRKDRNRFLKDIKLQKEPNLAGESILQQFINDFHTSSDLSVTEFPHLTVKIYYFSYLINKDHYEQFLSNIRTITPEELETFLNHSEFKVLTDMSSVEEAILSGSAILFTEKQAYNLPFQEGQGRSISPSETETVILGAHDAFVESIDVNLSLIRKRVMSSQLKTIKLFIGNKAKRTVYLLYIEGIASEKDIAEIKKRILSIKNDAIVDTNMLVQYIDEHPNSPFPQFYTTERPDVIAYKMFDGKVVGLMDNSPFAFATPVSFFDFMESMDDFGQRWIVSTFIKVTRYIAILVTLIFTAFYVAVTTYHYEMIPQALLPTLLESRSKVPFPPVIEALFLEFLLELLREAGARLPTKVGQTIGIVGGIVIGQAAVQAGITSNILIIVVAASAIASFVVPSYLLSASIRIVRFGFIIISGFWGNLGIIFGMGVLIIHLSCLTNLNAPYLLPISPMYPRFFKYSLIKGPFKKKS is encoded by the coding sequence ATGCGCAAAGATCGCAATCGCTTTTTGAAGGACATTAAACTGCAAAAAGAACCAAATTTGGCTGGAGAATCAATTCTACAGCAATTTATTAACGATTTTCATACTAGTTCTGATTTAAGTGTCACAGAGTTTCCGCATCTAACAGTAAAAATATATTACTTTAGTTATCTTATTAATAAGGATCATTATGAACAATTTTTATCAAACATTAGAACGATCACTCCAGAAGAGTTAGAGACATTTTTAAACCATTCTGAGTTTAAAGTATTAACAGATATGAGTAGTGTTGAAGAAGCAATTTTATCTGGAAGTGCTATTTTATTTACAGAAAAACAAGCATATAATCTCCCTTTTCAAGAGGGACAGGGTCGTTCGATTTCTCCATCTGAAACGGAAACGGTCATTCTAGGTGCGCATGATGCATTTGTTGAATCCATTGATGTAAATTTATCACTTATTCGGAAGCGAGTGATGAGTTCACAACTTAAGACAATCAAATTATTTATAGGAAATAAGGCAAAGAGAACAGTATATTTACTTTATATCGAGGGTATTGCATCTGAGAAAGATATAGCAGAAATTAAAAAACGAATTCTTTCGATAAAAAACGATGCAATTGTAGATACGAATATGCTCGTTCAATATATTGATGAACATCCCAATTCACCATTTCCTCAATTTTATACAACAGAGAGACCAGACGTAATTGCCTATAAAATGTTTGATGGAAAAGTTGTAGGGTTAATGGATAACAGTCCATTTGCTTTTGCTACACCAGTCAGTTTTTTTGATTTTATGGAATCGATGGATGATTTCGGTCAAAGATGGATTGTCAGTACTTTTATTAAGGTCACACGGTATATTGCTATTTTGGTTACCCTAATATTTACGGCCTTTTATGTAGCGGTTACTACGTATCACTACGAAATGATTCCGCAGGCATTACTTCCGACATTGCTGGAGTCGCGAAGTAAAGTTCCGTTTCCACCTGTGATTGAAGCACTTTTTTTAGAATTTCTGTTAGAGCTGTTAAGAGAAGCGGGAGCCAGACTTCCTACAAAGGTTGGACAGACGATCGGTATTGTTGGCGGTATAGTAATCGGGCAAGCAGCTGTGCAGGCAGGGATTACCAGCAATATCCTCATTATTGTGGTAGCCGCTTCTGCTATCGCGTCATTTGTGGTACCCAGTTATTTATTAAGTGCATCGATTAGAATTGTACGTTTTGGGTTTATTATCATTTCTGGGTTTTGGGGGAATTTAGGGATTATTTTTGGTATGGGGGTCTTGATTATTCATTTAAGCTGCCTGACCAATTTAAACGCTCCCTACCTATTACCGATATCGCCAATGTACCCTCGATTTTTTAAATACTCATTAATAAAGGGACCATTTAAGAAAAAAAGCTGA